Sequence from the Streptomyces mobaraensis NBRC 13819 = DSM 40847 genome:
CAGGCCCGGGTCGGCGAAGGGGTCGCCCTTGACCGTCACCGCGCCCTCGCGCGTGTCGCCCTGCTTGCTCGGCAGGGTCTCTTCTGGAATGTCTTGGCTACTCATGACTTCTTGGCCTTTGCGGTCCGGGCGGCGACCCAGATGGCGAGGGCGATCAGCGCGCCGAGGCCGAAGATCCACCCGAACAGACCCTCACTGACCGGGCCGAGCCCGCCCAGGTTGAGGCCGCCCGGGCTCTCCGACTTGCTGGTGTTGACCTCGTCGAGGTACGCGATGATGTCCTTCTTGTTCTTCTGGGACATCGTGGTGTCGGGGAAGGACGGCATGTTCTGCGGGCCGGTCTGCATGGCCTCGTAGATGTGCTTGGGGTCGACGTCCTCCAGGCTGGGCGCGAACTTGCCGTTCGACAGCGCGCCGCCCTTGCCCGTGAAGTTGTGGCACTGGGCGCAGTTCGTACGGAACAGTTCGCCGCCCTTGGCGATGTCGCCGCCGTCGGGGCTGTACTGGTCCTTCGAGGGAACCGACGGACCCGCGCCGAGCGAGGCGATGTACGCGGCGAGCTGGTCGGTCTGCGCCTGCGTGTACACCGGCTTCTTGCGGGGCGCCTGGGCGCCCTGCTGCTGCATCGGCATACGACCGGTGCGGACCTGGAAGTCCACGGCCGCGGAACCCACGCCGACCAGGCTCGGCCCGTCGGAGGTGCCCTGAGCGCCGGTGCCGTGGCAGCTGGCACAGCCGACGGAGTAGAGCTTCTTGCCCTCCTCGATGGCCAGGGACTGGGCGGTGTCATCGGCCTTGGCCGACTCGGCCGGCGCGAAAGCGGCGTACAGCCCCCCGGTGACCGCCAGCGCGAAGAGTAGGACGACGACCGCCGCCAGCGGATGGCGTCGTCGTGCGGAGAGCTTTTTCACGGATTACCCCGGTGTCAGGATCTTCTGCGTCGATGCTGGACTGTTGGTCCGGTGCGGGACGGGACCGATTACTTGATCAAGTAGATCGTGGCGAAGAGGCCGATCCACACCACGTCGACGAAGTGCCAGTAGTAGGAGACGACGATGGCCGCCGTCGCCTGGTGGTGGGTGAACCTCTTGGCCGCGTACGTCCTGCCCAGGACCAGCAGGAAGGCGATGAGTCCGCCCGTCACGTGCAGGCCGTGGAAGCCGGTCGTCAGGTAGAAGGCCGAGCCGTACGCGTCGGAAGACAGCGAGAGGCCCGCCTCCTTGACCAGGTCGGTGTACTCGAAGATCTGGCCACCGATGAAGATGGCACCCATCACGAAGGTGATCACGAACCAGGTGCGCAGCTTCTTCACGTCACCGCGCTCGGCCGCGAACACGCCGAGCTGACACGTGAGCGAGGAGAGCACCAGGATCGTGGTGTTCCCCGCCGAGAACGGGACGTTCAGATGCGACGCCATGTCCGACCAGTGGTCGGTGCCGGTCACCGAACGCAGGGTGAAGTACATCGCGAAGAGGGCCGCGAAGAACATCAGCTCGGAACTCAGCCAGATGATGGTTCCGACGCTGGTGAGGTTCGGTCGGTTGACCGAGGGGTGCGCGTGCCCGGTATCTACTGCTGTTGCTGTCGCCACGACCGACATTATGTCGGTCGCTTATCTCGCGCTCACTCCGGGGGGTGCCGTTCGGTGTGTCAAGGACGTGTGCCCTGCTCGTACGGCCGAATCCGACAGTCACCCGACAAGCGCCGAGTCGTCCCCCGAAGGGGGGAAGGAGTCCTTCCGCAGGGCTTCCGCGGGGCTCCCGGGCCGGTGGTGACGGGCCGTCGGCGCCGGTGCGGAGCGGGGTCGGCGGTCACCGCGGTGATCGCGCCCTCCTCGGCGGCCCCTCCCGCGGAGTAGCATCCGCGCCAGCGGTCCCCTCGTTCCACAGCTGTGCCCGAGACACCCGATGTCATGAGCGTGGAGGTAACGATGCAGCCGACGGCCACGGTGCTGGTCTACAGCGACGACGCG
This genomic interval carries:
- a CDS encoding heme-copper oxidase subunit III, translating into MSVVATATAVDTGHAHPSVNRPNLTSVGTIIWLSSELMFFAALFAMYFTLRSVTGTDHWSDMASHLNVPFSAGNTTILVLSSLTCQLGVFAAERGDVKKLRTWFVITFVMGAIFIGGQIFEYTDLVKEAGLSLSSDAYGSAFYLTTGFHGLHVTGGLIAFLLVLGRTYAAKRFTHHQATAAIVVSYYWHFVDVVWIGLFATIYLIK
- a CDS encoding c-type cytochrome, which gives rise to MKKLSARRRHPLAAVVVLLFALAVTGGLYAAFAPAESAKADDTAQSLAIEEGKKLYSVGCASCHGTGAQGTSDGPSLVGVGSAAVDFQVRTGRMPMQQQGAQAPRKKPVYTQAQTDQLAAYIASLGAGPSVPSKDQYSPDGGDIAKGGELFRTNCAQCHNFTGKGGALSNGKFAPSLEDVDPKHIYEAMQTGPQNMPSFPDTTMSQKNKKDIIAYLDEVNTSKSESPGGLNLGGLGPVSEGLFGWIFGLGALIALAIWVAARTAKAKKS